GCTCGTGTTAGATCGTCTTTCTGCTTTTATGCTGGTACTGACCTATGCGTTAGTCGTTCCAGTTTTATGGTATGCAAGCGACAATTGGGATACGCGTGGTCGCTATTTCCATGCCATGGCGCATTTCTTGTTAATGGGTATCTGCGGAGCATTTTTAACAGGCGATTTATTTAACCTTTTCGTCTTTTTTGAAATCTTATTGATGGCTTCGTATGTTTTGCTTTTACATGGGCAAGGCAAACCACGTTTTCAGCTTGGCGTTCACTATGTCATTATCAATCTTCTAGCCTCTGCCCTATTCTTAATCGGTCTTGGCATGATTTATGGCAGTGTAGGTAGCCTCAACATGGCTGATGTTTCACGCCTTATTCCGACACTTGAAGCAGATCAACACAAATTAGCTGTAGCAGGTGCCCTACTTTTATTTGTAGTGTTTGGCATTAAAGCAGCGATGCTTCCCGTAGGTTTTTGGCTACCAAAAACTTATGCTGTTGCAAGTACACCTGTAGCTGCAATTTTCACCATTATGACCAAGGTCGGGATCTATTCGATTTTGCGTGTAAATGGAACAGTATTTGACGATGCGCTTAGTCAAGAAATCTTAAAAAGCTGGTTACTTCCAATTGGTTTAATTACTTCACTTTACGGTGTGATTGCAGCAATTGGAGCAGATCGTTTACGTCGCTTTGTCGGCTTTATGGTTCTTTCTTCAATTGGTACCTTGCTCACAGCAATTGCCATGTCGAATACACAAGCATGGTCTGGCGCTTTATATTACTTAGTACACAGTACGCTAATTGGCGCGGCTTTTTATCTATTTTGTGGCTGGATAACTTCACAACGTGGAGACTTTAAAGATCATTTAAAAGTTGCCCCAAGAATCAAACAAGAAAAAGCGGCTATGCTAACTTATTTCTTGATTGCCATGATGCTCGCGGGTTTACCACCTTTTAGTGGTTTTCTTGGAAAAGTATTTATTTTACAAGCGACAGTTGAAGCCAGCTATCAAGGCTGGATCATTGGTGTTGTGCTTGTTGTGAGCCTATTAAGTATTATTGCTTTAACACGAGTTGGTTTTATCTTGTTCTGGCGAGCAACACCACCAGAGGAAGATCCAATCCATCCAGCGTATATTGTTTATCGAGCATTACCAGAACGAGCACCACCACGTAATGATCAAGTGATTTATGTGTTACTTGCTGGATTAATCGCTTATGTTGTCTTTGCTGCGCCTATTCAACATTACACTTTAAGTACGGCCCAGCAGATTCAAGACCATGCACTTTACCAAAGCACTATTCTTAAAGTAGATAAAAATGGTGAAGCTATCAGCGTACAACCATTTGACCCTGCTTACCTACCAGAAACTAAATATGGTGGTGAGGTTGAAGATCATAATGCTTACCTCGTTCCAGATATTATTTCGAAAGATACCTTCAATGGTGAACATATTTCGGAATATAAACTTCGACAAATTCAGCAACAGGACAAACTACAAACGCCTACCATTGTTGATGAAAGTCAATTGAAACCTATGGAGCCATAACAATGCAGTTATCTCATTTGCTTGAACGCTGGTTTCCACATCCATTTGTTTCCGTTCTTATCATTTTATTTTGGCTGATGCTGTCACATAGTCTTGATGCTAGTGACATTCTGACGGCAGTACTGTTGGGTTTAATTATTCCTCGTTTAGTCAAACCGTTTATTACCCGCACACCGCATATTCACTGGAAACCAGCTGTTAAATTATGCTTTGTGGTTCTTTGGGATATTGTTATTTCTAACTTTCGAGTGGCAAAGCTCGTTTTAGGACCTACCAAAAATTTACATCCTAAATGGT
This region of Acinetobacter sp. XS-4 genomic DNA includes:
- a CDS encoding monovalent cation/H+ antiporter subunit D, which produces MFDFLSFWQEHAPIFSILIPAFTAFILLLLGNPGAGALKDDWRQPWRRGISLVSAIAGLITAIVYLSFASTGQITTYQLSEWSAPFGIVLVLDRLSAFMLVLTYALVVPVLWYASDNWDTRGRYFHAMAHFLLMGICGAFLTGDLFNLFVFFEILLMASYVLLLHGQGKPRFQLGVHYVIINLLASALFLIGLGMIYGSVGSLNMADVSRLIPTLEADQHKLAVAGALLLFVVFGIKAAMLPVGFWLPKTYAVASTPVAAIFTIMTKVGIYSILRVNGTVFDDALSQEILKSWLLPIGLITSLYGVIAAIGADRLRRFVGFMVLSSIGTLLTAIAMSNTQAWSGALYYLVHSTLIGAAFYLFCGWITSQRGDFKDHLKVAPRIKQEKAAMLTYFLIAMMLAGLPPFSGFLGKVFILQATVEASYQGWIIGVVLVVSLLSIIALTRVGFILFWRATPPEEDPIHPAYIVYRALPERAPPRNDQVIYVLLAGLIAYVVFAAPIQHYTLSTAQQIQDHALYQSTILKVDKNGEAISVQPFDPAYLPETKYGGEVEDHNAYLVPDIISKDTFNGEHISEYKLRQIQQQDKLQTPTIVDESQLKPMEP
- a CDS encoding Na+/H+ antiporter subunit E, with the protein product MQLSHLLERWFPHPFVSVLIILFWLMLSHSLDASDILTAVLLGLIIPRLVKPFITRTPHIHWKPAVKLCFVVLWDIVISNFRVAKLVLGPTKNLHPKWYRVPLETEHEQVNTLLAMIITTTPGTVSAGIDQERGDILVHALSTDNTESDIEDIKQRYEIPLMEIFDVKSKTEASA